The following are from one region of the Hymenobacter radiodurans genome:
- a CDS encoding S46 family peptidase — MSTHPFVTRLFLLVLTLISFLPAARADEGMWLPMLLKQLNEADMQKQGLQLTAEQIYSVNKGSLKDAVVQFGGGCTGEIISDQGLLLTNHHCGYSQIQSHSSVDKDYLTNGYWAMSRDQELPNPGLTATFIVRMEDVTSQVLAGVPTTGIAEAERERLVQQNGQRVAQAAVQGTHYQAFVRPFFNGNEYYMFVTEVFQDVRLVGAPPSAIGKFGGDTDNWMWPRHTGDFSLFRIYAGPDNKPATYSPDNKPFKPRHHLPISLNGVKPGDFTLVFGFPGRTNEYLTSWGVDELYSLSNPAKIKVRDAKLRLLDQDMKASDKVRIQYAAKYASLANYWKKWIGENRGLKKLDAVARKREQEARFTQWVNSGDAARKATYGALLPEFEKNYASLRDLTVARDYVTEAALGVELLLYANSLTALGDMAAAKTSPADLAAAVEKLKKGAVGFFKNYNKPTDQKVAAALLALYADGTPAAFLPDYVKTLRKQYPGPTGWATFASSLYSKSRLTTQADAYAVLDEVAQGNARALLNDPAYQLVNAIVTNYRANILPPFTIATDNVAVLARTYLAGLRQMQTDRKFYPDANSTLRVAYGQVAGYEPADGVRYAYYTTLDGLMAKADSTNPDFEVPARLSDLYQKKDYGQYAVNGTVPVAFIATNHTTGGNSGSPVINGRGELIGVNFDRNWEGTMSDIMFDPDRVRNITLDVRYMLFVVDKYAGAKHLVDEMTIVSGSAAAPPESKDKKKGKRLKKAK; from the coding sequence ATGTCTACACACCCATTCGTTACCCGCCTGTTTCTACTGGTACTCACGCTGATTTCCTTTCTGCCTGCCGCCCGCGCCGATGAGGGCATGTGGCTGCCAATGCTACTCAAGCAGCTGAACGAGGCAGATATGCAGAAACAGGGCCTTCAGCTCACCGCCGAGCAGATTTACAGCGTAAATAAAGGCAGCCTGAAAGACGCCGTCGTGCAGTTTGGCGGTGGCTGCACAGGTGAGATTATCTCCGACCAAGGCCTCTTGCTCACCAATCACCACTGCGGCTATAGCCAGATTCAAAGCCATTCCTCCGTCGATAAAGATTACCTTACCAACGGCTATTGGGCGATGAGCCGCGACCAGGAATTGCCCAATCCGGGCCTGACGGCTACGTTTATCGTGCGCATGGAGGATGTAACCAGTCAGGTATTGGCTGGTGTGCCTACCACGGGTATCGCGGAGGCTGAGCGCGAGCGGCTGGTGCAGCAGAACGGGCAGCGCGTGGCGCAGGCCGCCGTGCAAGGCACGCATTACCAGGCATTTGTACGCCCCTTTTTCAATGGCAACGAGTATTATATGTTTGTCACGGAGGTTTTTCAGGATGTACGTCTGGTGGGCGCTCCGCCTTCTGCCATTGGCAAGTTTGGCGGCGACACCGATAACTGGATGTGGCCCCGCCACACCGGCGACTTCTCCTTGTTCCGTATCTACGCCGGCCCTGATAATAAGCCTGCCACTTATTCTCCTGACAACAAACCGTTTAAGCCGCGTCATCATCTGCCCATTTCCCTAAATGGCGTTAAGCCCGGCGACTTTACCCTGGTTTTCGGCTTTCCCGGCAGGACCAACGAATACCTGACCTCGTGGGGCGTCGACGAGTTGTACTCGCTCTCCAACCCCGCCAAAATCAAAGTGCGCGACGCCAAGCTTCGCCTTCTGGATCAGGATATGAAGGCCTCGGATAAAGTGCGCATCCAGTATGCGGCCAAATATGCGAGTCTGGCTAATTATTGGAAGAAGTGGATAGGTGAAAATCGGGGCCTTAAAAAGCTGGATGCCGTTGCCCGCAAGCGCGAGCAGGAAGCCCGTTTCACGCAGTGGGTCAACTCCGGCGATGCTGCCCGCAAAGCCACCTACGGCGCATTACTTCCTGAATTTGAGAAAAACTACGCCAGTCTGCGCGACCTAACCGTAGCCCGCGACTATGTAACCGAAGCTGCCTTGGGCGTGGAACTATTGCTCTACGCCAATAGCCTTACCGCGTTAGGCGACATGGCCGCTGCCAAAACGTCCCCCGCCGACCTCGCAGCTGCGGTAGAAAAGCTAAAGAAAGGCGCCGTCGGCTTCTTTAAGAACTATAACAAGCCGACTGACCAGAAAGTGGCGGCGGCCCTACTTGCCCTCTACGCCGACGGCACTCCCGCAGCTTTCCTCCCCGACTACGTAAAGACACTGCGCAAGCAATATCCCGGCCCCACAGGCTGGGCTACCTTTGCCTCTTCGCTGTATTCAAAATCGCGCCTTACTACCCAAGCCGATGCGTACGCGGTGCTTGATGAAGTGGCCCAGGGAAATGCCCGTGCGTTGCTAAATGATCCGGCTTATCAGTTGGTAAATGCTATTGTCACGAACTATCGGGCGAATATTTTGCCGCCTTTTACTATTGCCACCGATAACGTAGCTGTCCTGGCCCGCACCTATTTGGCCGGTTTGCGCCAGATGCAGACCGACCGCAAATTCTACCCTGATGCCAACTCTACCTTACGGGTAGCTTATGGGCAAGTGGCTGGCTATGAACCCGCTGATGGCGTGCGCTACGCCTATTATACTACTCTGGATGGTCTCATGGCCAAAGCTGATTCTACCAATCCGGATTTTGAAGTTCCGGCCCGCCTCTCCGATTTGTATCAGAAGAAAGATTATGGGCAATATGCCGTGAATGGCACGGTGCCCGTAGCTTTTATTGCTACCAATCATACGACGGGGGGCAATTCTGGCTCACCGGTTATCAATGGGCGGGGCGAGCTGATCGGTGTCAACTTCGACCGTAACTGGGAAGGCACCATGAGCGACATCATGTTTGACCCCGACCGCGTCCGCAATATCACGCTTGATGTGCGCTACATGTTGTTCGTGGTAGATAAGTATGCCGGAGCCAAACACTTAGTCGATGAAATGACAATCGTAAGCGGGTCTGCTGCCGCACCACCGGAGAGCAAAGACAAGAAGAAAGGTAAACGATTGAAGAAGGCCAAGTAA
- a CDS encoding YkvA family protein: protein MSSLYEKGLAISKNALFNVFLGRASKLLGRPFRIALILREVASKLDAKDSKKGPLQQVIDMGRTLIRLIGAFASGSYRQIETTTIISGLAVLLYVLSPIDLVPDFIPVVGFLDDLSLISWFISKFQGEIARFQAWESKSAAPNNGVLTPPSTPAISDKSQPAVAELGHS, encoded by the coding sequence ATGTCCTCATTGTACGAAAAAGGCCTCGCAATTTCGAAAAACGCACTTTTCAACGTCTTTCTGGGGCGCGCCAGCAAACTGCTGGGGCGACCGTTCCGCATTGCCCTCATTCTGCGCGAAGTAGCCTCTAAGCTCGACGCGAAAGACAGCAAAAAAGGCCCCCTACAGCAAGTTATCGATATGGGGCGCACGCTGATTCGCTTGATAGGCGCCTTTGCCAGCGGCTCGTATCGGCAAATTGAGACGACGACAATCATCTCTGGCCTCGCCGTGCTCCTGTATGTGTTGTCGCCCATCGACTTGGTGCCCGATTTTATTCCCGTCGTTGGTTTTCTGGACGATTTGAGTCTGATTAGCTGGTTTATCAGCAAGTTTCAGGGTGAGATTGCTCGTTTTCAAGCTTGGGAAAGCAAATCGGCGGCGCCAAACAACGGTGTTCTCACCCCCCCTTCGACGCCCGCTATATCGGATAAGTCGCAGCCTGCCGTAGCTGAACTAGGTCATTCATAA
- a CDS encoding T9SS type A sorting domain-containing protein, which produces MGGTTRSDRLDFQYSTSATSLTTADGWLDVNELDYSNPSSAVTVVGGVATPIHTATLTATISNLNIAPNATFWIRWTDFNAAGADDGMAIDDFSLSFNAGTPSPLLSVTPASLAFDRQAINTSSALKSYTITGSSLTADVTATAPAGFALSKSNAPAAAFTSTLTFTPAELATAQTVYVRFTPTTGGATSGAIVHTSTGAEAKSVAVSGTGIDPNNNLFSFDVCPSGSTSFDTWTAISVTGPQTWGCTTFGRAGNDPTNRASAPNGLQINGFASGAGVPNEDWLISPAFDLSSFQFPRFSFWSRVAFSGPSLRLRVSTNYSGTGSPTAAGVTWTDLNADFPGSGSDVWTLTPDVDLTRFKASAVYIAFVYTSGPDLGAARWTLDDLRLQNASTPAAPVLLLNPASLAFGYQAINASAQQTLTATFRNLTGPVTITSSDPAFQLSKTGTTAFSNSLTYTVEEANFTSTPVTVRFTPTLEARSYTATLTASTTGASNVTVAVSGNTYAPENTLNIVNWNIEWFGSTAQAPTDDDLQQANALAMLTKLDADVYGLVEVVDTARLGAVVRQLPGNYKYKVADFGSNAPDNNDPDYASAQKLIFVYRTNVVSNPTFSGLLRCPGNATTCPQYNAWSSGRFPYLMEADVSINGQTQRINFVLIHAKANENTSVADAQEAYDRRKVGADALKVELDTRFGTGNVIILGDFNDDLDQTVASGVNTTATSYSAFTADVANYIALTLPLSQTGQRSTVDFGDVIDHVVVSSELNAFYLPSTAQLRTDLAAQIPNYANTTSDHYPVLTRFAFGYVTASSSAQKANAQLDIYPNPATSKVQLRLPASAGQQVRMQVMSADGRAVAQAAGSLEQVNQQLNQQMSTLSDGVYILRITSPSQTYVKRFVKQ; this is translated from the coding sequence GTGGGTGGCACTACTCGCTCCGATCGGCTTGATTTTCAATACAGTACTTCAGCTACTTCGCTTACCACGGCCGATGGTTGGCTGGATGTGAACGAGCTTGATTACAGCAATCCATCCAGTGCCGTTACGGTTGTTGGTGGAGTGGCTACCCCTATTCATACGGCTACGCTCACTGCCACCATCAGCAACCTGAACATTGCTCCAAATGCCACTTTCTGGATTCGCTGGACCGATTTCAATGCCGCTGGGGCTGATGACGGAATGGCTATTGACGACTTTTCTTTGTCTTTCAATGCGGGCACTCCTTCCCCACTTCTGAGTGTAACCCCGGCCAGTCTTGCCTTCGACCGCCAAGCCATTAACACTAGCTCTGCACTCAAATCCTATACTATTACCGGCAGCAGCCTGACGGCCGACGTAACAGCCACGGCCCCAGCTGGTTTCGCCTTATCTAAAAGCAACGCCCCTGCCGCCGCCTTCACTTCTACGCTTACCTTTACGCCCGCTGAGTTAGCTACGGCCCAAACGGTGTATGTGCGCTTTACCCCCACTACCGGCGGCGCTACTAGCGGTGCCATCGTGCATACCAGCACGGGAGCGGAGGCCAAGAGTGTGGCCGTTTCTGGTACCGGCATCGATCCGAATAACAACCTGTTTTCGTTTGATGTGTGCCCCAGCGGCTCTACTAGCTTTGACACCTGGACGGCCATCAGCGTGACGGGGCCTCAAACCTGGGGCTGCACTACCTTCGGTCGCGCGGGCAATGATCCAACTAACAGGGCATCCGCTCCTAATGGATTGCAGATCAACGGATTTGCTTCGGGTGCTGGTGTACCCAATGAAGACTGGCTCATTTCGCCAGCATTTGATTTAAGTTCTTTCCAGTTCCCCCGTTTCTCTTTCTGGAGCCGGGTAGCCTTCTCCGGTCCAAGTTTGCGGCTGCGGGTTTCAACCAACTATTCCGGTACGGGCAGCCCAACCGCTGCCGGCGTAACCTGGACCGACCTAAACGCTGACTTCCCCGGCAGTGGCTCTGACGTTTGGACGTTGACACCAGACGTGGATCTCACTCGCTTCAAGGCATCTGCTGTTTACATAGCTTTTGTGTATACAAGTGGCCCGGACTTGGGAGCTGCCCGTTGGACGTTGGATGATTTGCGCCTGCAAAATGCTAGTACGCCCGCAGCGCCGGTTTTGCTGCTCAATCCCGCTAGTTTGGCCTTTGGCTATCAGGCTATTAATGCATCGGCTCAGCAAACGCTGACGGCCACCTTCCGCAACCTGACTGGTCCCGTAACGATAACGTCCTCTGATCCAGCCTTTCAGCTTTCCAAGACTGGTACTACTGCTTTCTCCAACTCCCTGACTTACACCGTAGAAGAGGCCAACTTCACTTCCACTCCCGTTACTGTACGCTTCACGCCTACTCTGGAGGCACGCTCCTACACTGCAACCTTAACCGCCAGTACCACAGGTGCTTCGAATGTAACGGTAGCTGTGTCGGGCAACACGTATGCGCCTGAGAACACGCTCAACATCGTCAACTGGAATATTGAGTGGTTTGGCTCTACAGCGCAGGCGCCCACCGATGACGACTTGCAGCAAGCCAATGCGTTAGCCATGCTCACCAAGCTCGATGCTGATGTGTACGGCTTGGTGGAAGTAGTAGATACCGCCCGATTGGGTGCTGTGGTGCGCCAATTGCCTGGCAATTACAAGTATAAGGTAGCGGATTTCGGCTCGAATGCGCCCGACAATAATGACCCTGATTACGCTTCGGCCCAGAAGTTGATTTTTGTGTATCGCACGAATGTTGTGAGCAATCCTACGTTCTCCGGGCTGTTGCGCTGCCCTGGCAATGCCACTACTTGCCCCCAATACAACGCCTGGTCGTCGGGCCGCTTCCCTTATTTAATGGAAGCCGACGTGAGCATCAATGGGCAAACGCAGCGTATAAACTTTGTGCTTATTCACGCCAAAGCCAACGAAAACACTTCCGTAGCTGATGCTCAGGAGGCATATGACCGCCGTAAAGTGGGAGCCGATGCGCTGAAAGTTGAGCTGGACACGCGCTTCGGCACTGGTAACGTCATTATTTTGGGTGACTTCAACGATGACCTTGACCAGACCGTAGCCTCCGGCGTGAACACCACTGCCACCTCATATAGCGCCTTTACCGCTGATGTAGCTAACTACATTGCGCTTACTTTGCCCCTGAGCCAGACCGGCCAGCGCTCAACCGTGGATTTTGGCGATGTTATCGACCACGTCGTGGTGTCAAGCGAGCTGAATGCGTTTTATCTGCCTTCCACAGCGCAGCTCCGCACCGATTTGGCAGCCCAAATTCCCAACTACGCCAACACCACCTCCGACCATTATCCTGTCTTGACGCGCTTTGCTTTTGGCTATGTAACGGCCAGCAGCAGTGCACAAAAGGCGAATGCTCAGCTTGATATTTACCCTAACCCGGCTACCAGTAAGGTGCAGTTGCGCTTGCCAGCTTCTGCGGGTCAGCAGGTGCGTATGCAGGTGATGAGCGCCGATGGCCGAGCCGTAGCGCAGGCGGCAGGTTCCTTGGAGCAAGTAAACCAACAGCTTAACCAGCAGATGTCTACCCTCAGTGATGGTGTGTATATCCTACGCATCACCAGCCCAAGCCAGACGTATGTGAAGCGTTTTGTGAAGCAATAG
- a CDS encoding type 1 glutamine amidotransferase — MKFLKIAILDMYDNRPNEGMRCILRLIRQAQTDGAALYFDIFNVRANAELPTLDYDIYISSGGPGSPLPSDEAWEQPYFALIDSIFAWNSIHVRKKHLLLICHSFQLVSRHLGVGTLSKRKSTSFGIFPITKTDAGHADPLFASLPAPFYAVDSRDYQVTEPDANHMADLGIKVLCLEKERPHVPLERAIMAIRFTPEIVGTQFHPEADGEGMLRYFLTDAKRQQIVQEHGEDKYNDMVRLLQDPDTIELTESVVVPTFLREAITALSIPEATLQPA, encoded by the coding sequence ATGAAGTTTTTGAAGATTGCCATTTTAGACATGTACGACAACCGGCCGAACGAAGGCATGCGTTGTATTTTGCGGTTAATCCGTCAGGCCCAAACTGACGGTGCGGCCTTGTATTTCGACATTTTTAATGTCCGGGCTAATGCGGAATTACCGACGTTGGACTATGATATTTACATTTCCTCGGGAGGACCGGGCAGTCCGCTTCCCTCCGATGAAGCTTGGGAGCAGCCCTATTTTGCGCTGATTGACAGCATCTTTGCTTGGAATAGCATCCATGTGCGTAAAAAACATTTATTGCTCATTTGTCACTCCTTTCAGCTGGTAAGCCGGCACTTAGGCGTTGGTACCTTGAGCAAGCGCAAGTCCACGTCGTTCGGCATTTTTCCCATCACCAAAACCGATGCTGGCCATGCTGACCCCCTATTTGCGTCGCTGCCGGCCCCATTCTACGCCGTCGATTCACGCGATTACCAAGTAACCGAGCCGGATGCTAACCATATGGCCGACTTGGGCATTAAGGTGTTGTGTCTGGAAAAGGAACGTCCTCACGTACCGCTGGAACGGGCCATTATGGCCATCCGGTTTACGCCCGAAATAGTTGGTACTCAGTTTCATCCGGAGGCCGATGGGGAAGGCATGCTGCGCTACTTCCTAACGGATGCCAAACGCCAGCAGATTGTGCAAGAGCATGGCGAAGACAAGTATAACGACATGGTGCGTCTGTTGCAGGACCCTGATACGATTGAATTGACGGAATCGGTGGTAGTTCCTACGTTTCTACGGGAGGCCATCACCGCTCTGTCGATACCAGAAGCTACGTTGCAGCCAGCATAG
- a CDS encoding carboxylate-amine ligase: protein MAKPVFTLGIEEEFQTIDPETRDLRSHMSQIVEGGQMILQEQVKAEMHQSVVEVGTTICQNIEEARHQVIHLRQQVIELADKVGLKIAAAGTHPFSRWQDQPITPDVRYDKIVEELQDAARSNLVFGMHVHVGLETRELGVYMMNSLRYFLPHIFALSTNSPFWEGRETGYKSFRTKVFERFPRTGIPEHFASASEYDEYIALLVKTGCIDNGKKIWWDLRLHPFFNTIEYRVCDMMLRADEAIALAAVMQALVAKIHKLMVSNLSFRQYRKALINENKWRAARYGIAGKMIDFGKQEEIPTRTLILELLDFVDDVVDELGSRHEVEYVLKMLEMGTGADRQLAVFRQTGDLKQVVDFIVAETSFGL, encoded by the coding sequence ATGGCTAAGCCTGTTTTTACGCTCGGAATAGAGGAAGAATTTCAAACGATTGATCCGGAAACCCGCGATTTGCGCTCCCACATGTCGCAGATTGTGGAGGGAGGCCAGATGATTCTGCAGGAACAAGTGAAAGCCGAAATGCACCAGTCGGTGGTGGAGGTTGGCACTACTATTTGCCAGAATATCGAGGAAGCCCGTCACCAGGTTATTCATCTGCGCCAGCAGGTGATAGAGCTGGCCGACAAGGTAGGATTGAAGATTGCCGCCGCGGGCACGCATCCGTTTTCGCGCTGGCAGGATCAGCCCATCACGCCCGATGTGCGCTACGACAAGATTGTAGAAGAACTACAGGACGCTGCCCGCTCCAACCTAGTATTCGGTATGCACGTGCACGTGGGCCTCGAAACCCGCGAGCTAGGCGTGTACATGATGAACTCGCTGCGGTATTTTCTGCCGCACATTTTCGCCTTATCTACCAACTCACCTTTCTGGGAAGGTCGTGAGACGGGCTACAAGTCATTCAGAACCAAAGTATTCGAGCGTTTCCCACGCACGGGTATTCCCGAACACTTTGCCAGTGCCAGCGAGTACGATGAGTATATCGCGCTGCTGGTAAAAACGGGCTGCATTGATAATGGCAAGAAAATATGGTGGGATTTGCGTCTCCATCCTTTTTTCAATACCATTGAGTACCGCGTGTGCGACATGATGCTGCGCGCCGATGAAGCCATCGCGCTGGCAGCCGTAATGCAGGCGTTGGTGGCCAAAATCCATAAGCTTATGGTAAGCAACCTGAGTTTTCGGCAGTATCGCAAGGCGCTTATCAATGAGAATAAGTGGCGCGCCGCCCGCTATGGCATTGCTGGCAAAATGATTGATTTTGGCAAGCAGGAAGAGATTCCGACTCGCACGCTCATTCTCGAACTACTTGACTTTGTGGATGATGTGGTGGACGAGCTAGGTAGCCGCCACGAAGTAGAGTACGTATTGAAGATGCTGGAAATGGGCACCGGTGCCGACCGTCAGCTAGCCGTATTCCGCCAAACCGGCGACCTGAAGCAGGTAGTAGACTTTATTGTTGCGGAAACCAGTTTCGGACTTTGA
- a CDS encoding ATP-grasp domain-containing protein, translating into MKKIGILFGQENTFPQAFVDRVNEKAGGEFTAEFVSIDQVEQNVPTDYAVIIDRISQDVPFYRAYLKNAALTGTAVINNPFWWSADEKFFNNALAVQLGVPVPRTLLLPSKERPDDTSERSFRNLRMMDWDAAFEKIGFPAFMKPHSGGGWKSVYKLHNPEEFFRAYAETGQLVMLLQEAIEFDDYFRCYCIGGKEVLIMPYEPRNEFHQRYATQMKTTGPAGEKLLATIKDYVLRLNKGLGYDFNTVEFAVRDGIPIAIDFGNPAPDADVNSVGQQNFEWVVEAATNLAIEKARAYQPGRDNLTWGTFVQRSAQNGFQDSIPAGKAVAAKKPAAAKAAAPKAAAPKKAAAPKKAAAPKAKKAQE; encoded by the coding sequence ATGAAAAAAATCGGAATCCTCTTTGGCCAGGAAAACACTTTCCCTCAGGCTTTTGTCGATCGGGTAAATGAAAAAGCCGGTGGCGAATTCACTGCTGAGTTCGTTTCCATCGACCAAGTTGAGCAGAATGTGCCCACTGACTATGCCGTTATCATCGACCGCATTTCTCAGGATGTACCCTTTTATCGGGCGTACCTCAAAAACGCGGCCCTGACCGGTACTGCCGTCATCAATAACCCCTTCTGGTGGAGCGCCGACGAGAAGTTTTTCAATAATGCCCTAGCCGTACAGCTTGGCGTGCCCGTACCGCGCACCCTGCTCCTGCCCTCCAAAGAGCGCCCCGACGATACCAGCGAGCGGTCGTTCCGCAATCTGCGCATGATGGATTGGGACGCGGCCTTCGAAAAAATTGGGTTCCCTGCCTTCATGAAGCCTCACTCCGGCGGCGGCTGGAAAAGTGTGTACAAGCTCCACAACCCAGAGGAGTTTTTCCGCGCCTATGCCGAAACCGGCCAATTGGTAATGCTGCTCCAGGAAGCCATTGAGTTCGACGATTATTTCCGTTGCTACTGCATCGGCGGCAAAGAGGTGCTCATTATGCCTTACGAGCCCCGCAATGAGTTTCATCAGCGCTATGCTACCCAGATGAAAACTACCGGCCCGGCCGGCGAAAAGCTTCTGGCTACCATCAAGGATTATGTGTTGCGCCTCAACAAAGGCTTGGGCTACGACTTCAACACCGTAGAATTTGCCGTGCGCGATGGTATTCCAATTGCCATCGACTTTGGCAACCCCGCTCCCGACGCCGATGTGAACTCCGTGGGTCAGCAGAATTTTGAGTGGGTAGTGGAAGCTGCCACCAACCTCGCCATCGAGAAGGCCCGCGCCTACCAGCCCGGCCGCGACAATCTTACTTGGGGCACTTTTGTGCAACGCTCGGCCCAGAACGGCTTCCAGGATTCGATTCCAGCGGGCAAAGCCGTTGCTGCTAAAAAGCCCGCCGCTGCGAAAGCAGCTGCGCCCAAGGCTGCGGCTCCTAAGAAAGCAGCCGCACCAAAGAAAGCAGCGGCCCCTAAAGCTAAAAAGGCTCAGGAATAG
- a CDS encoding esterase family protein, with translation MHEEYRTFYSQHLGHAIEMLVFGTHGYPIVIFPTSGGRYYEAKDFLLVESVRWFIESGKIKLFCLDSRDHDSWYGKHLHPAERIQNHNRYDRFLHQEFVPALQQECHVDKIGVAGCSFGGFHALNFAFRHPEQVAYLFTMGAAFDMRRFLDGHYDEDVYYNNPPQYMPDAQNEHFHQMNIVLGTAEHDFCRPGNEEMSGILHNKGIRHWLDIRPNGSHDWPIWREMFPHYLSLM, from the coding sequence TTGCACGAAGAATACCGCACCTTTTATTCCCAGCATCTTGGCCATGCCATCGAAATGCTGGTTTTTGGTACGCATGGGTACCCAATCGTAATTTTTCCGACCTCGGGCGGACGGTACTACGAAGCCAAGGATTTTCTGCTGGTCGAATCGGTACGCTGGTTTATTGAGTCGGGCAAAATCAAATTATTTTGCCTCGATAGCCGCGACCACGACAGTTGGTACGGTAAGCACCTTCACCCCGCCGAGCGGATCCAAAACCATAACCGCTACGACCGTTTCCTCCATCAGGAATTTGTGCCTGCGCTCCAGCAGGAGTGCCACGTCGATAAAATTGGAGTGGCCGGGTGCAGCTTCGGTGGCTTTCACGCTCTCAACTTCGCCTTTCGGCACCCCGAGCAGGTAGCTTATTTATTTACGATGGGCGCCGCCTTCGACATGCGGCGGTTTCTGGATGGACATTACGACGAGGACGTGTACTACAACAACCCGCCGCAGTACATGCCCGATGCCCAGAATGAGCATTTCCATCAGATGAATATCGTGTTGGGCACTGCTGAGCATGATTTCTGTCGCCCAGGCAACGAGGAAATGTCGGGTATCCTGCACAACAAAGGCATCCGGCACTGGCTCGACATTCGGCCCAATGGCAGCCACGACTGGCCCATCTGGCGCGAAATGTTTCCGCATTATTTGTCCCTGATGTAA
- a CDS encoding alpha/beta hydrolase-fold protein, producing the protein MNQSLFSPSQAATVQVVRDEALSSAALERTVRLDVVLPPAFDPASHGPYPVLYLNDGQDLRRLRLKATLDALYQQQALRPFVLVAIHAGDRMHEYGTSGRPDYLDRGNKAHLYTDFVLEELLPYVQQKYHVTTDPEQAVFAGFSLGGLMAFDLVWRNPDAFTRVGVFSGSFWWRRKAFEDGYIDADRIMHSLVRSGRPHPGHRFWLQTGTQDETNDRNHNGIIDSIEDTLDLMAELIRQGIPDQHIRYVEVAGGRHNQETWGRIMPDFLRWAFGKTTPRPADAWLPAGALPSKRNWGSAQRLSRQRRLAVPKKAPQTVETPVPAEPVVVKQPLSGEYPAYYENYLRHVPDSIDPVELLEKQGAHVRALLGALTDEQALLAYAPEKWTIKEMILHILDSERIFAYRALCIARGDQQSLPGFDENAYAPASEANTRPLADLLAEHAAVRASTVALYRSFAPHILDKVGLANNHPISVRALVHVVPGHEAHHLTILHERYLPLL; encoded by the coding sequence ATGAATCAGTCACTTTTTTCGCCTTCCCAAGCTGCCACCGTACAAGTAGTACGCGATGAAGCACTCAGTTCAGCTGCTTTAGAGCGTACGGTGCGGCTTGATGTGGTGTTGCCGCCGGCCTTCGACCCCGCCAGTCACGGGCCTTATCCGGTTTTGTATCTGAATGATGGCCAGGATTTGCGGCGCCTGCGCCTAAAAGCCACCCTCGATGCGCTGTATCAACAGCAGGCGCTGCGGCCGTTTGTGCTGGTTGCCATTCATGCCGGCGACCGGATGCACGAATACGGCACCTCCGGCCGGCCCGATTACTTGGACCGCGGCAACAAAGCGCATCTTTACACTGATTTTGTGCTGGAAGAATTGCTGCCTTATGTGCAGCAGAAATACCATGTGACCACCGATCCGGAGCAAGCCGTATTTGCGGGTTTCTCTTTGGGCGGCCTCATGGCGTTCGATTTGGTGTGGCGCAACCCGGATGCGTTTACGCGGGTAGGCGTTTTTTCGGGCTCATTCTGGTGGCGGCGCAAAGCCTTCGAAGACGGCTACATCGATGCGGACCGCATCATGCATTCGCTTGTGCGCTCGGGTCGGCCGCATCCCGGTCACCGCTTTTGGCTCCAAACCGGTACGCAGGACGAAACCAATGACCGTAACCACAACGGCATTATCGACTCGATTGAGGATACACTGGATCTGATGGCAGAGCTGATCCGCCAGGGTATTCCTGATCAGCATATTCGCTACGTGGAAGTGGCTGGCGGCCGGCACAACCAGGAAACCTGGGGCCGCATTATGCCGGACTTTCTGCGTTGGGCCTTCGGCAAAACGACGCCCCGCCCCGCCGATGCCTGGCTGCCCGCCGGTGCTCTGCCTTCTAAGCGGAACTGGGGCAGCGCCCAGCGCCTAAGCCGACAACGACGCTTGGCGGTACCCAAAAAAGCCCCCCAAACCGTCGAAACCCCAGTCCCAGCGGAGCCAGTAGTTGTTAAACAACCCCTCAGTGGCGAATACCCCGCTTACTACGAAAACTACCTCCGCCACGTACCCGATAGTATCGATCCGGTGGAGCTGCTGGAAAAACAAGGTGCTCATGTTCGGGCGCTGCTCGGTGCCCTCACTGATGAGCAAGCGTTGCTGGCCTACGCCCCCGAAAAGTGGACAATAAAGGAGATGATTCTGCATATCCTGGATTCGGAGCGCATTTTTGCCTACCGCGCCCTGTGCATCGCTCGCGGCGACCAACAATCGTTGCCGGGCTTTGATGAAAATGCTTACGCCCCCGCTTCGGAAGCCAACACCCGTCCGTTGGCCGATTTGCTAGCCGAACACGCTGCCGTGCGCGCGAGCACGGTAGCACTGTACCGGTCATTTGCCCCCCACATCCTCGATAAAGTAGGCCTAGCGAACAACCATCCAATAAGTGTGCGGGCCTTGGTACACGTAGTACCTGGCCATGAGGCGCATCATTTAACAATTTTGCATGAACGGTATTTGCCGTTATTGTAG